tgaaggaggacacgtgctcttgagcaccgagcctccccaaccttaccaggttgaatggtccccgtagccctgccagtgcggcgaggtggaatagcccgcactgggctatgcaggcgaaccggggacaccacctgtaaggctggtgccatgtacgccggcccgaggagacgtactggaggccagatatgtagggccggcttcatggcactcggctcgatgcccaacctagccctcccagtgcggcaaggtggaatagcccgcactgggctaagcacgcgtactggggacaccgtgcgctccaccgcataacacggtgtctgaccagtacgacgccctctcactccacggtaagcccggggagtttgCTCGGGtttccaacccggcttcgccacactcccctttagctcccccccaagaaatttttgggtgagcctctcgggcttccagcctctcgtacgtgctgcctcctcaatccaccgctcctgggctgtggctgcctccttcacctcccgagagcggcgattctcaccaaccttagcccagggtccttctccgttgaatatttgctcccagctccattcctcttctccccATTGCGTTtgttcttgccgtccttctccaatccgcttggtcctgttgtggtgggtgtttctgtaacggctgtcgtagtcgttctcctcctcagacgaggaggagcatggatcggaccaagatgcggattggtaagtattcatgatttaatggaaaaccaacaaacactacaatttaacaaaacaacaaacgtgactaacctgaaacagtcctgtgtggcccaaacactgacacaggaaacaaacacccacaccacacaagtgaaacccaggctgccttagtatgactctcaatcagggacaacgattgacagctgtctctgattgagaatcataccaggccgaacacaaactcccaacatagaaatacaaacatagacaacccacccaactcacgccctgaccaactaaaatgaatacaaaacaaaggaaaacaggtcaggaacgtgacagaaccccccccttaaggtgcgaactccgagcgcaccagcacaaagtctaggggagggtctgggtgggcgtctgtccacggtggcggctccggcggtggacgaggacaccactccaccactgtctttgtttcccttccttagcgtcctttgagtggcgatcctcgcccacgaccttggcctaagaatcctccccaaggcccccacatgattctGGAGGTAGctaaggacagagaggtagctcaggacagagaggtagctcaggacagagaggtagctcaggacagagaggtagctcaggacagagaggtagctcaggacagagaggtagctccggactgagtggcagctccggactgagtggcagctccggactgagtggcagctccggactgagtggcagctccggactgagtggcagctcatgactgtagggcagctcatgactgtagggcagctcatgactgtagggcagctcatgactgtagggcagctcatgactgtagggcagctcatgactgtagggcagctcatgactgtagggcagctcatgactgtagggcagctcatgactggctgacggctctggacgctcatggctggctgacggctctggacgctcatggctggctgacggctccggcagatcctgtctggttggcggctctggcagatcctgtctggttggcggctctggcagatcctgtctggttggcggctctagcggctcctgactgacgaacggctctgacggctcctgactgacgaacggctctgacggctcgggacagacgggcggctcgggacagacggatggctcagacggcgctggggagacggatggctcagatggcgctggggagacggatggctccgatggcgcttggcagacggccagctccgatggcgcttggcagacggccagctctgacggcgttgggcagacggacagttcaggcgccgctgggcagacgggcagttcaggcgccgctgggcagacgggcagttcaggcgccgctgggcagacgggcagttcaggcgccgctgggcagacgggcagttcaggcgccgctgggcagacgggcagttcaggcaccgctgggcagacggcagactctggccggctgagacgcactataggcctgatgcgtggtgccggaactggaggtaccgggctgagggcacgcacctcagggcgagtgtggggaacaggaacagggcacactggactctcgtggcgcactataggcctggtgcgtggtaccggaactggaggtaccgggctgagggcacgcacctcagggcgagtgcggggagaaggaacagtgcgtacagggctctggagacgcacaggaggcttggtgcgtggtgccggaactggaggcactgggctggagacacgcaccatagggagagtgcgtggaggagaaacagggctctggagatgcactggaagcctggtgcgtggtgtaggcactggtggtactgggctggggcgggaaggtggcgccggatataccggaccgtgaaggaggacacgtgctcttgagcaccgagcctccccaaccttaccaggttgaatggtccccgtagccctgccagtgcggcgaggtggaatagcccgcactgggctatgcaggcgaaccggggacaccacctgtaaggctggtgccatgtacgccggcccgaggagacgtactggaggccagatatgtagggccggcttcatggcactcggctcgatgcccaacctagccctcccagtgcggcaaggtggaatagcccgcactgggctaagcacgcgtactggggacaccgtgcgctccaccgcataacacggtgtctgaccagtacgacgccctctcactccacggtaagcccggggagtttgCTCGGGtttccaacccggcttcgccacactcccctttagctcccccccaagaaatttttgggtgagcctctcgggcttccagcctctcgtacgtgctgcctcctcaatccaccgctcctgggctgtggctgcctccttcacctcccgagagcggcgattctcaccaaccttagcccagggtccttctccgttgaatatttgctcccagctccattcctcttctccccATTGCGTTtgttcttgccgtccttctccaatccgcttggtcctgttgtggtgggtgtttctgtaacggctgtcgtagtcgttctcctcctcagacgaggaggagcatggatcggaccaagatgcggattggtaagtattcatgatttaatggaaaaccaacaaacactacaatttaacaaaacaacaaacgtgactaacctgaaacagtcctgtgtggcccaaacactgacacaggaaacaaacacccacaccacacaagtgaaacccaggctgccttagtatgactctcaatcagggacaacgattgacagctgtctctgattgagaatcataccaggccgaacacaaactcccaacatagaaatacaaacatagacaacccacccaactcacgccctgaccaactaaaatgaatacaaaacaaaggaaaacaggtcaggaacgtgacaatgtgtCTATTTGTGTTTAACCTATAGTCTACCTTTTCTTTTAGGACTGCTGCAATGTTCCCAAAGTACGTATTCAGTCCTTCTGCCCTGATGAGATGATCACTTGTATCCACACTGCCCATCATCTGCCAGAAAGAAAAAGGCAGGCgatgaataataataaaaatgccACAATACCACAATTAAACAGTTAAGCGATATGTGTTGGCATAGTAACTCACACATTTGCTCTCTTCAATCTGGCGGTATACAATATTCTGAAAATTCTCCAACTTCTGTTGGTCCCACTTAGTAGGCAGGTCGTCAGCTCCAAACAATGTGTCGATGTTCTTCAATGTCTCATAAATAGCCGTAGCACCACTGCTGCTCAACTGAAACGGACAACAACAATaatttcaaataacataaatGGCAGTTTAAAGGTATCTACTTTTTAATGGTTGCAAATACTCTGTCATGCTGTAAAGAACACTTGGATGTGCTCGCTTGCTCTTACCTGTGATGCGCCGGAGGTTGCAAATGCGGTGGCTGGGAATGCCATGAAGACATTCTCCTGCAGACACTCCAGAGGAAAATGTCCCccctgaaagaaagagaaaacacAGCATTCACGTTGAGCTATTCAGTTGAACATAGTTGGATAATACTTCTCAAGACAAAAGCAATATAAAAAACGTACCATGTCTCTCAGTAGGTTGTGGGTTATTCGCACCAGCTGTCCTTGTAGATGGCAAGGCATGGGCATGGAGCAAACTTGCACAAGGCAAAGGAAGGCGCTCATCCAAGTGACGTGCCATTCTTATTGTAGTTAGATGATCTGCAGCAGATGATAATTGATAGTTGAATATAATCCTGGAAACAATTCATTATTTGTATCCTGAAGCAATTATCAAATGATAGCATATTGTTGACTCACCTGTTGCCAGTATATTGCAAATTTCCTCCAGTGTGAATGTGGTTTGTGTTCTGATCCCATATCTGCGGATGAATTTAAATAGCGAGGATTGAAAGGATGTACAAAAAGTGAAAGGGTGTCTCGCTAAATTAAGTGTTAAAATGAATGAATTTGGGAAAGTTTTGCCGAGTGAACCGCAAGACCGGATTTCTCTTTCCTtgtgctccacttctctctcatcGTGTTTCGAGTGTTCCTTCATGGGAGACACGTTATCCTAAGTTGGTTGAAAAGAATTTACTCATAGCTGGCCTTGTGAACACTCAAACGTTTCTAAGAAAGACAGGGAAAAAGAACAACTATCTCTTAACTTTACAATGATTGCAGTAGATCTCTTAATGTGTTCATtgaactaggctagtcagttaagaacacattcttatatTTAATGACGttctaggaacagcgggttaactacCTTATTCagtgggcagaacgacagatgttttcccttgtcagctcgaggattcgatctcgcaactttttggttacttgtccaacgcgctaaccactaggctacctaccgccccattCATCAACACCAATATTAAACTAACTTTTATGGACTAAGGGGAGGCCTActacaatgtttgttttttaatcaCAAAACTGCTATTTGCTtgtttgtttgtctctctctctctctctgtgtgtgggtgtgtgtgtgtctgtgagagagagggagtgagagatgaTGATTTAATATGATCTCGTTCTGTTTGGATCTTCTGTCTTTAATCCCATTCATGTCTATACATTTGAATTAAACTCTTGATAATAACTGATGATTAAATAGAAATTAACCAGCATTTTATGACGTCCGTATCTGAATAATGAGGCTAACATTATCATTTGGCTATTTATTACTTTCGAGAGACTAGCAGGGATATTCCTATAAATAAACCAATGTGCCAATGTGTTGTGATAACGTTATCGTAGGCTTTTTAGAAAAAAAAACTACATCCTAATTCCTTATAATACTACTTTTCATCGTATTGGATATGCTTAGCTAAAGGGGACATTTCTGCGATTGCTACATCCCATTTTgacttttaaattaatgataCACAGGCTACCTATTGACTCTTGAAGAATATATAACttttaaatgcctcatgagcttcgTTCACCTGTCTTACTTCAACAGAAcccaaaatgtacttttttatGACATTGTTTGAAACTACATCTAAACAAACACCGTATGGCTTCAAAATGTAGTTACAATTATAATTTTGATCTCTTGGAGGGTCATTACTTGACTAAGTAGCTCTCTGACTGGTTACTTTTCTCGAACACTATCACTCAGCTATTAACTAAAATATTGGTTGAGTGACCACTATGCTGTTGTTTTGAACTGTATATTGCCTTTTAACAAATGAATGCATGAAAAACTGAATGGATGAATGCATGGATGACTGAATATGTAAATGAATACAAACAATATGATAATAGATGCATGTTTTTCTCTTTTAATTttattatatataaataaagGAATAAATAAATGCATAGCCTCTATTCCATCCAGGAATTCC
The sequence above is a segment of the Salvelinus alpinus chromosome 1, SLU_Salpinus.1, whole genome shotgun sequence genome. Coding sequences within it:
- the LOC139580605 gene encoding interferon alpha-7-like — translated: MSAFLCLVQVCSMPMPCHLQGQLVRITHNLLRDMGGHFPLECLQENVFMAFPATAFATSGASQLSSSGATAIYETLKNIDTLFGADDLPTKWDQQKLENFQNIVYRQIEESKCMMGSVDTSDHLIRAEGLNTYFGNIAAVLKEKNFSYCAWEVVRKELLFTLQFILEHNSDSLLWANRT